In one window of Candidatus Paceibacterota bacterium DNA:
- a CDS encoding peptide deformylase, with product MKVMLDGAPVLREKAREVPVPDIKKGLYKAMVADMQATLLKCHDGVALAAPQVGKSIRLFVISPKVFQAEQELGDGRSELGKSKTVSPKLQTPNSQLPRLVYFNPKIKKVSASKKDLDEGCLSVNGLYGKVPRSTKALIEAYDEYGMKFTRGASGLLAQIFQHEVDHLDGILYIDKASELKQLESRKTDA from the coding sequence ATGAAAGTGATGTTGGATGGCGCACCGGTACTGCGCGAAAAAGCAAGAGAAGTACCTGTACCGGATATCAAAAAAGGCTTATATAAAGCCATGGTTGCAGACATGCAGGCTACGCTCCTGAAGTGCCACGATGGGGTAGCCTTGGCCGCCCCGCAGGTCGGCAAGAGCATCAGATTATTCGTAATATCGCCAAAAGTATTTCAAGCCGAACAGGAGTTAGGAGATGGGAGATCGGAGTTAGGGAAATCCAAAACCGTATCCCCCAAACTCCAAACTCCTAACTCCCAACTCCCACGCCTCGTCTACTTCAACCCTAAAATAAAAAAAGTTTCTGCCAGTAAAAAAGATCTCGATGAAGGCTGCCTCTCGGTGAACGGCCTCTATGGCAAAGTCCCGCGCAGTACAAAGGCGCTGATTGAAGCCTACGACGAATACGGTATGAAGTTTACGCGCGGAGCATCGGGCCTGCTCGCGCAAATCTTCCAACATGAAGTCGATCATCTTGATGGCATTCTCTATATCGACAAAGCATCGGAACTCAAGCAATTAGAAAGTAGGAAAACAGATGCTTAA
- a CDS encoding TerC/Alx family metal homeostasis membrane protein, with translation MDPQTSLSLLFGFIIVSFLVADLGYFNKRAHKIEPKEALIQSMFWVAISLAFAFLVFIFMSKELAAEFLGAYVTEKMLSVDNLFVIMLIFSYFKLEEKYHHKVLFWGILGAVVFRAIFIGAGAYLISQFHWILYIFGIVLLYTGVKLFAERKEEHANLEDGRVVKYARKYLRFSTNHHGGKFVVRENGKLFFTLLALIVILVETTDIVFAFDSIPAAFAISQHPFIVFTSNIFAVMGLRALFFLIEGFLHKFHHLQKGLAFILIFIGAKMLLDIIDIHLSSLTSLLVICVALGISMWLSILFPKKL, from the coding sequence ATGGACCCTCAAACATCGTTATCTCTCTTGTTCGGTTTTATTATTGTCTCATTTCTTGTTGCCGATCTCGGCTACTTCAACAAGCGTGCGCACAAGATAGAACCTAAGGAGGCTCTTATCCAATCGATGTTCTGGGTGGCTATCTCGCTCGCGTTCGCCTTCCTTGTTTTTATCTTCATGAGCAAGGAACTCGCGGCGGAATTCTTGGGCGCTTATGTGACGGAGAAGATGCTATCCGTAGACAATCTTTTCGTTATAATGCTTATCTTTAGCTACTTCAAGCTGGAGGAGAAGTATCATCATAAAGTGCTCTTCTGGGGGATACTTGGTGCGGTAGTCTTTCGTGCGATATTCATCGGTGCCGGCGCCTATCTCATCAGCCAGTTCCATTGGATTCTATATATATTCGGGATAGTCTTGCTCTATACCGGAGTTAAACTCTTCGCAGAAAGGAAAGAAGAGCACGCCAATCTGGAGGATGGGAGAGTTGTAAAATACGCGCGCAAATATCTGCGTTTCAGTACTAATCATCATGGCGGTAAATTCGTCGTCCGCGAGAATGGCAAACTATTTTTTACTCTGCTTGCTTTGATTGTAATACTCGTCGAGACGACCGATATTGTCTTCGCCTTCGATTCTATCCCCGCCGCGTTCGCGATATCCCAGCATCCTTTCATCGTCTTCACCTCGAACATCTTCGCCGTGATGGGTCTGCGCGCGCTATTCTTCTTGATTGAGGGCTTCTTGCATAAATTTCATCATCTCCAAAAAGGTCTCGCCTTCATCTTGATATTCATCGGTGCAAAAATGCTTCTGGATATTATCGATATTCATCTTTCGTCTCTCACTTCGCTTCTGGTCATCTGTGTTGCGCTCGGAATCTCCATGTGGCTGTCGATACTCTTCCCGAAGAAATTATGA
- a CDS encoding methionyl-tRNA formyltransferase, whose amino-acid sequence MLNSNGSWELGVGSWGKYNFVFFGTSNFAVIVLDELKAGGYLPSLIITVPDSPQGRKQIITPSPVKLWAIEHNIPIEQPEKLLTPNSQLLTPNRDFGIVVDYGKIIPQKIIDIPKHGLLNVHVSLLPKFRGASPMQTAILEGEAETGVTIMQVVKGLDEGDIIAQEKFDLANWHPYFLELADKTAHAGGKLLVKILPDYLAGKITPIKQDNSKATFTRKFEVQDGFIKPEIVLGTETGELAQKAERKVRALNPEPGTWTELKIRNTALRIKILKAHLEVDKFIPDTVIPAGKKEMSWQDFKNGNL is encoded by the coding sequence ATGCTTAATTCGAATGGAAGTTGGGAGTTGGGAGTTGGGAGTTGGGGAAAATACAACTTCGTATTTTTTGGTACTTCTAACTTCGCCGTCATAGTTTTAGACGAGCTCAAGGCCGGCGGCTATCTACCGAGTTTAATTATTACAGTGCCTGATTCCCCGCAGGGCAGAAAGCAGATAATTACTCCTTCACCGGTTAAACTCTGGGCAATTGAACATAATATCCCTATCGAACAACCCGAGAAACTCCTAACTCCCAACTCCCAACTCCTAACTCCTAACCGTGACTTCGGCATTGTCGTTGATTACGGCAAAATCATTCCGCAGAAAATTATAGATATCCCGAAACACGGACTTCTGAACGTACACGTGTCTCTTTTGCCAAAATTTCGCGGGGCTTCGCCAATGCAAACAGCAATACTTGAAGGCGAAGCAGAGACCGGCGTAACTATAATGCAAGTGGTAAAGGGGCTCGATGAAGGCGATATAATTGCACAAGAAAAATTTGATTTGGCTAACTGGCACCCGTATTTTCTTGAACTTGCAGACAAAACCGCACATGCCGGCGGTAAATTGCTTGTAAAAATTCTGCCGGATTATCTCGCCGGCAAAATTACACCAATTAAACAAGATAATTCTAAGGCAACTTTTACGCGAAAATTCGAGGTGCAAGACGGTTTTATAAAACCTGAAATCGTGCTGGGCACAGAGACTGGAGAATTGGCGCAAAAAGCAGAAAGAAAAGTCCGTGCCCTGAATCCAGAACCCGGCACCTGGACCGAGTTAAAAATAAGAAATACGGCTCTACGTATAAAGATTCTGAAGGCGCACTTAGAAGTAGATAAATTTATACCCGACACTGTAATACCCGCCGGCAAGAAAGAGATGTCGTGGCAAGACTTCAAAAACGGGAATCTGTAA
- the lysS gene encoding lysine--tRNA ligase encodes MDNKIEQTGERADRIKKLELLKAAGVSAYVDRFERTHTCAEAVAAGDGADVTTAGRVMLRREMGKITFAHIQDFSGRIQVVLKVGEVDDASYDLFTRVIDSGDFIGVSGTIFTTKKGEISILVKSWTFLTKALLPLPEKWHGLTDEETRYRKRYLDLLQSDELRDLFIKKAKFWAVTRDFMQKKGFLEVETPTLEVTTGGAEARPFTTHHNDFDIDLYLRISVGELWQKRLMAGSFEKIYEIGRVYRNEGTSPDHLQEYTNLEFYWAYANYEDGMNLVQDLYQTIAREVFGTTKFEARGHKFDLAGNWPRIEFRDEVLRQTGIDVVATDAEKIKAKLKELGVEYEGETQERLTDTLWKYCRKKISGPAFLVHLPKLIMPLAKSLPGHPEFTETFIPLIAGSEAGKGYSELNDPLDQRKRFEEQNKLLEAGDEEAMMPDWEFVEMLEHGMPPTCGFGFGERLFSFLADKPIRETQMFPLMRPLSEDSK; translated from the coding sequence ATGGATAATAAAATAGAACAGACAGGAGAACGAGCCGATAGAATTAAAAAACTTGAATTGTTAAAGGCTGCCGGCGTCTCGGCTTACGTCGACCGCTTCGAGAGGACGCATACTTGCGCCGAGGCTGTTGCCGCAGGCGATGGTGCTGATGTTACGACTGCCGGTCGCGTGATGCTCCGGCGCGAGATGGGCAAGATAACATTCGCGCACATTCAGGACTTCTCCGGTCGCATTCAGGTTGTTTTAAAAGTCGGCGAAGTTGATGACGCATCGTATGATCTTTTTACCAGAGTGATTGACTCGGGCGATTTTATTGGCGTCAGCGGTACTATTTTTACGACCAAGAAAGGCGAAATTTCTATTTTAGTAAAGTCATGGACATTCCTGACTAAAGCCCTCTTGCCATTGCCCGAGAAGTGGCACGGCCTGACCGACGAAGAGACGCGTTACAGGAAGCGCTATCTTGATTTGCTCCAGAGTGATGAACTGCGTGATTTGTTCATAAAGAAGGCGAAATTCTGGGCTGTAACACGCGACTTCATGCAGAAGAAGGGATTTCTCGAGGTAGAGACGCCAACCTTGGAAGTCACGACCGGCGGTGCCGAGGCTAGGCCTTTTACGACACATCACAATGATTTCGATATAGATTTATATTTAAGAATTTCAGTGGGGGAGTTATGGCAGAAGCGCCTAATGGCCGGAAGCTTCGAGAAAATCTACGAAATCGGCCGAGTATATAGGAACGAGGGGACGAGCCCTGACCATCTGCAGGAATATACCAATCTGGAATTCTATTGGGCGTATGCGAACTATGAAGACGGAATGAATCTGGTGCAAGATTTGTATCAGACTATTGCGCGAGAAGTGTTCGGGACGACAAAGTTCGAGGCGCGCGGACACAAATTCGACCTCGCCGGCAACTGGCCGAGGATCGAGTTCCGCGACGAAGTGTTGCGCCAGACAGGTATTGATGTAGTTGCGACCGATGCAGAAAAGATCAAAGCAAAGCTTAAAGAACTCGGGGTTGAGTATGAAGGCGAGACGCAGGAACGGCTAACCGACACCCTCTGGAAGTATTGTCGCAAGAAAATTTCCGGCCCGGCTTTCCTCGTCCATTTACCCAAGCTCATCATGCCGCTCGCCAAGAGTCTGCCCGGGCATCCGGAATTTACCGAGACATTCATCCCGCTTATCGCCGGCAGTGAGGCCGGCAAGGGATATTCAGAGCTTAATGATCCACTGGACCAGCGCAAACGCTTCGAGGAACAGAACAAACTTCTTGAGGCCGGAGATGAGGAGGCGATGATGCCGGACTGGGAGTTCGTGGAGATGCTCGAGCACGGTATGCCGCCAACATGTGGCTTCGGCTTCGGCGAGCGGTTATTCTCATTCTTGGCAGACAAACCTATCCGCGAGACGCAGATGTTCCCGCTTATGAGGCCGTTATCTGAAGATAGTAAGTAA
- a CDS encoding DUF167 domain-containing protein, which produces MYIHVKVTPGAKADRVTKVSSDKYEMWVREKAERNLANKKVTELLARTLGVEEKLVRLISGHTSPSKLFSIFDTASIRMRGSGGVQNS; this is translated from the coding sequence ATGTATATCCACGTTAAGGTTACGCCGGGCGCCAAGGCTGATCGTGTAACAAAGGTGTCTTCTGACAAGTATGAGATGTGGGTGCGCGAGAAGGCCGAGCGCAATCTCGCTAATAAGAAAGTTACAGAGCTCTTGGCAAGAACATTAGGCGTAGAGGAGAAGCTTGTGCGCCTTATCTCCGGCCACACATCACCCTCGAAGCTCTTCAGTATCTTCGATACGGCGAGCATACGTATGCGCGGCTCTGGAGGTGTTCAGAATAGTTAA
- the raiA gene encoding ribosome-associated translation inhibitor RaiA, which translates to MKLNINAIEMQLTPAIQLYVEKKFGLLKKLLVKQEKLDTVLVKVEIGKTTKHHHSGLLFKAEAHVKVGKDSYNASATTDDLYASIDAMKDELEREIVSKKDRAQTLRTRGARKIKKILKGLKKA; encoded by the coding sequence ATGAAGTTAAACATCAACGCGATAGAGATGCAGTTGACACCGGCGATACAGTTGTATGTCGAGAAGAAGTTTGGCTTGCTAAAGAAATTGCTCGTTAAGCAAGAGAAGCTCGACACTGTATTAGTAAAAGTCGAGATCGGCAAGACGACCAAACATCATCATTCGGGATTATTGTTTAAGGCGGAAGCGCACGTCAAGGTGGGTAAAGACAGTTATAACGCCTCGGCTACGACAGACGACCTCTATGCTTCCATAGACGCGATGAAAGATGAGCTCGAGCGCGAAATTGTTTCGAAGAAGGACCGCGCTCAAACTCTTAGAACTAGAGGGGCAAGAAAGATCAAGAAAATTTTAAAAGGTCTTAAGAAGGCGTAG
- a CDS encoding MerR family transcriptional regulator encodes MKSFFTPCEVAKLVNISYRQIQYWDKTNFIRPSYRKRGKYRLYTFANLIQLKVARTLRDHDFSIQRLRKTIVNLKELLPQVAHPLVELTFLIEGEKILVFNGEVLMNAVCSQNYIRFDVKTLREEIKTQFPEAFALEPPSRYGGKAAK; translated from the coding sequence ATGAAGTCCTTCTTCACGCCATGCGAGGTGGCGAAGCTCGTCAACATCTCGTACCGCCAGATCCAGTACTGGGATAAGACGAACTTCATCCGCCCGTCTTACCGGAAGCGCGGGAAATACCGCCTGTATACCTTCGCTAATCTCATCCAGCTCAAGGTGGCGCGCACCTTGCGTGACCACGACTTCAGCATCCAGCGTCTGCGCAAGACGATTGTGAACCTGAAGGAGCTCTTGCCTCAGGTGGCTCACCCATTGGTGGAGCTCACCTTCCTCATCGAGGGCGAGAAGATTCTCGTCTTCAACGGCGAGGTCCTCATGAACGCCGTCTGTAGCCAGAACTACATCCGCTTCGACGTGAAGACGCTTCGCGAGGAGATCAAGACGCAATTCCCCGAGGCGTTCGCGCTGGAACCGCCTAGCCGCTACGGTGGCAAGGCGGCAAAGTGA